A window of Streptomyces broussonetiae genomic DNA:
ATCACCCTCGACGGCCGGACCGAACGCATCGGCGCGGGCGACACGGTGATCATCGACCCCGGTGCGGCGTTGACGGTGGAGAAGCCGACCGGTCACACGGCGATCTCCCGGGGCGCCACCCCCATCGGCCCGGAGGCCGAGCCGGCCGACGGCACCCGCATCGTCCCGCCATGGGCCGACCGGCGCATGGACGCATGACCGGACGGAGTCAGGCCGCCAGCGCCCCCGGGATCACCGCCCTGGGGCCGAACTTCGCCCGCGCGCGGTCCGCGACCTCCTCGATGCGGCGGGCCTTCTCGTCCACGGGGTCGAAGGTGAGCTGGTAGGAGGCCTGGTCGGCGGGGGCCAGTCCCTCGGCGCGCAGGGCGATCGCGCGGACCCGGGCACGCTGGAGGCCGAGCGCCTCGTACATGCCGTAGGCGACCTTCGTCAGGGCCGACGAGTGCGCGGTCGGCTCCTTCAGCGTGCGGCTGCGGGTGGTCGAGGAGGAGTCGGCGTAGCGCACGGTGAGCGTGAGGGTGCGGCAGACCTTCTCCACCGCGCGCAGCCGGGCGCCCAGCTCCTCGGAGGCCGACAACAACGCCCTGCGATGCCGGTCGGGGTTCAACTCGTCGAGGCCAAAGGGGCGTTCGGCCGCCAGGGAGCGCGACACGGCATTCGGCACCACCCGGCCACGATCGATGCCGCCGGCCCTCTCCCGCAGCTCACGGCCCGCCCTCGCGCCGATCAGCCGCTGGAGCGTGGACAGCGGCGCGGCGGCGACCAGCCCCAGGGTGTCCAGGCCGTACTCGCCCAGGGTGCGGGCGGTCGCCGCGCCTACGCCGGGCAGCGCGGACACCGGCCGCCCGGCGAGGAACTCCGCGATGCCGTCCGGGTCTTCGGGCACGGTGCAGGTCACCCCGGGCCGGGCGTCGCGCAGCGCCATACGGGCCAGCATCGGCCCCGGGCCGGCGCCGATCACACAGTCGACGCCGTACCGTGCGAGGGCCCGTACCCGGATCACCGAGGCCAGTTCGACGGCGCTGCGTCCGAAGTACCGCTCGGCACCGCGCAGATCGGCCAGCACCCCGTCCGGGGGCAGCGCCTCGACCACGGGGGTGAAGTCCTCCAGCAGTCCGAGCAGTCCCGGCAGGGCCGCCTCGTACATCGGCGGCAGCTGGAAACGTACGCAGAGGATGGTCATCCCGCACTCCCCGGACTCTGGTGCCACAACTTCCTTACGGCCGCAGGCCCTTGTGAGGCCTCCTGCCCCGCGGGCCGCAGATCGGCCCACGGGTGCATCGCGTATCCGGTGGGCATATGGATCCGCCGCCCACCCGTGGCGTCGTCACCCGCCCCCTCGGCCACCGGCTCCGCGAGCCGCGCGGCCACCACGTCCAGACCGCCCTCGGCACGCAGTTCGGCCAGTTCGGCGAGGTTCCAGGCGGCGGAGCCCACCACACTCAGGCTGCGCGGACCACGTCTCTGCACCACTCCGCGCACCAGCAGCAGCCAGGAGTGGAAGACGGTGTGGGCGCAGGCGTCGTGCGAGTCGTCGAAGAAGGCGAGGTCGACCAGGCCCGTGCCGTCGTCCAGCGTGGAGAAGATGACCCGCTTGCCGGAGCGGATCGGCGGGGTCTGGGTGGCCGCCTTGGCGCCCGCGACCAGCACGGTCTCCCCGTGCCGTACCTCACGCAGCCGGCGCGCGGAGACCACGCCCAGTTCCTCGAGGAACTCCCGGTGGTCGTCCATCAGATTGCGCGAGGCGTCCATGGACAGCACGCCCAGCTCGGCGCTGAGCCGCTCGGCCGAGGTGAGGTCGGGCAGCCCGGCCGGAGCGGTCTCGCGTCCGCCCGTCAACGGAAGCTGGCCCCCGCCGCCGCTCCGGGCGCCCCGGTGCAGCTCGGTCAAGTGCAGTTGCAGGTCACGCCGGTTGGCGCCGAAGGAATCCAACGCACCCACCTGGGCGAGCCGTTGGGCAAGCGGCCGGCTCGGCCGGGCCCGCTCCCAGAAGTCGAGCAGCGAGGCATACGGCTGCCCGTCCTCGATCCTCTTCGCCTCGGCCTCGCTGATGCCGTGCACATCGGACAGGGCAAGCCGCAGCCCCCACCCATCCGAATCAGACACCAGTTCGATCCGATGGGCTACCCCGGACACGTTCACGTCCAACGGCAGGATCGGCACCCCGCGCCGCCGCGCATCGGCCAGCAGCAGCCGCTTGGGATACATCCCCGGGTCATGCGTGAGCAGCCCGGCGTAGAAGGCGGCCGGATGATGGGCCTTCAGCCAGGCCGACTGATAGGTCGGCACGGCGAAGGCGACGGCATGCGCCTTGCAGAACCCGTACGACCCGAAGGCCTCCACGATCTCCCAGGTCCGCCGGATCGTCTCCGCCCCGTATCCCCGGGTCGCGGCCTGCTGCGCGAACCACACCCTGATCCGCCCCTGCGACTCCGGATCCGACAGCCCCCGCCGCACCCGGTCGGCCTCGCCCCGCCCGCACCCGGTCATGATGGCGACGATGTCGATGATCTGCTCATGGAAGACGACGACGCCGTACGTCCCCTTCAACGGCCCTTCCAGATCCGGATGGGGATAGCGCACCGGCGCCCGCCCGTGCCGCGCCTCGATGAACGGCCGTACCATGTCGGCGGCGACGGGCCCGGGCCGGAACAGCGAGATGTCCACGACGAGATCATGAAAGGTGCTCGGCTGCAGCCGCCCCACCAGATCCCGCTGGCCGGGCGACTCGATCTGGAAGCACCCCAGCGTCTCGGCCGAACGAATCAACCGGTACGTCTGCGGATCCCCCGCCGGCACCGCATCCAGATCGATCCGCTCGCCGGTCGCCCGTGCCACCTCGGCGACGGCGTGCGCCATGGCCGACTGCATCCGCACCCCCAGCACATCGAGCTTGAGCAGCCCGAGGTCCTCCACGTCCTCCTTGTCGAACTGCGACATCGGCAGTCCCTCGCCGCTGGTCGGGACCACCGGCGTACGGGCAAGAAGCGAGGCGTCGGACAACAGCACCCCGCACGGATGCATGGCGACCCCGCGCGGCAGGGCGTCCAGCGCCTCGACCAAGTCCCACAGCCGCCCGAACCGCTCCTTCTCCCCTGCCAGTTGCCGCAGCTCGGGCAGTTCCTCCAGGGCGGCTCGCGCATCCCGGGCCCGAATGTGCGGAAAGGACTTGGCGACCCGGTCGATCTCGGCCGGATCCATCGACAGGGCGGCACCCGCGTCCCGGATGGCATGCCGCACCCGATAGGTCTCCGGCATGGCAACGGTGGCAACCCGCTCCTCGCCGAACCGCCCGATGATCGCCCGGTACACCTCGATCCGCCGGGCGGACTCCACATCGATGTCGATGTCGGGCAGCACCACACGCTCCCTGGACAGGAAGCGCTCCATCAGCAGCCCGTGCTCGACGGGATCGGCATGCGCGATCCCCAGCAGATGGTTGACGAGAGATCCGGCCCCCGACCCTCGGGCGGCCACCCGGATCCCCATCTTCCGTACGTCATCGACGACTTGGGAAACCGTCAGGAAATAGGAGGCGAACCCGTGATGGTCGATGATGTCCAGCTCCTGGTGCATCCGCTCCCAGTACGCACGCCGCCCGCCGTACCCGAGCCGCACCATCCCCGCCACGGCCCGTGAGGCAAGGGCCCGCTGAGCGGTCCGCCGTCCGGCACCCACGAGATGGGCCTCGGGAAAATGAACCGTCCCGATGCCGAGATCGTCCTCGGGGTCGACCAGGCACTCGGCGGCGGTCTCCACGGTCTGCTCCAGCAGCCGATGAGCGGTGTCCCGCCGATACCCGGCGGCCTCCACCACTCGCTCGGCGGCCCGCAGCATGTCCCCCGCGCCCTTGAGCCAGGCTTCCCCGGAGTCCAGGCCCTTCCTCGGATCGATCGGAACAAGCCGCCGGGCGGCATCCAGCACATCGGCGACGGGCCCCAGCCCGGGATCGGCGTACCGAACGGCATTGGTCAGCACCGGCCGCACCCCCTGCTCGGCGGCGAAGCCGACCGTCCGGGCGGCAAGCCGCAAAGAACCGTCCCCCGTCCCCGCACACCCATGCCAGACAGCCTCCAGCCGCAGGGCGTCCCCATGGATCTCACGCCAGGGAACAAGCAGCCTGGCGGCCCGGTCGGGACGCCCCGCGGCAAGAGCCCGCCCCACGTCGGACCCGGGTCCGAGCAGCGCCACGAGTCCGTCCCCGTGGTTGTCGTGCCAGGTCAGCAGCGGCGCAGCGGCCGTCCCCGCATGCGCAGCGGTGACGAGCCGGCACAGCTCACCCCATCCCCGGGCACCGTCACGCGCAAGAAAGGTCACACGGGGGGCCGCCTCATCGACAAAGGCCCCGCCCCGCACCGGCGCCCGCCGGCGCTCCCGCAGCGGGGCGTCGGCCTCCTGCACGGCGAGATTCACCCCGAAGACCGGACGCACCCCCACCCGCGCACAGGCCTTGGCGAAGCGCACCGCCCCCGCGACGGTGTCACGATCCGTGAGGGCAAGCACATCCATGCCCCGCTCCGAGGCGCGCTCGGCCAGCCGCTCCGGATGGGATGCCCCATACCTCAGGGAGAACCCGGAGACGGTGTGCAGATGCGCGAAGCCCGGCACACGCACCTCCCGCACTCGAACATCAGTTCCCTACTTCCACCCCCACCATACCTCCATTCCCGAACATCTGTACGACATCCATTCGGTCGCCCCTCACCTGCGCAAACACCCGCCCGTCGACGGCGCCCCTGCCCCTGGAAGCTCGGGCCCGGGCGGGCATCGTGATCACGCGAAACCCCGCCCCCGCACACGCGAGGACGGGGCCGGCGCCACGGAGAAACTCAGCCGATCTGCGCCCCGGTGGCGGACAGCGCGGCGGTGACGGGCTGGAAGAACGTCTCCCCGCCGGAGGTGCAGTCACCACTGCCACCGGAGGTCAGCCCGATGGCGTCGCTCCCGGAGAACAGCGACCCGCCGCTGTCACCGGGCTCGGCGCACACATCGGTCTGGATGAGCCCGCTGACGGTCCCCTCCTGGTAGTTCACGGTGGCGTTCAGCCCGGTGACCGTCCCGTCGTGCACATGGGTGGTCGACCCGCTGCGGGTCACCTTCATCCCCACAGTCGCCTCCGCGGCCCCGGTGATCTTCTGCGTGGACCCGTCGTAGAGGTCGACCTCGCTCGGATGATCCGCATCCGCCGTGTACTTCACGAGCCCGAAGTCGGTGCCCGGGAAGTGCGACTCGGCGTTCTGCCCGATCTCCTTGCCGCTGGAGTCCGACCAGGTGGAGATGGCCGAGGTGCAGTGCCCTGCGGTCAGGAAGTACGGCTGTCCGCCCTTGACCACGTTGAAGCCGAGCGAGCAGCGCCCGCCCGAGCCGCTGATCGCGTCACCGCCGGCGATGAAGGGCTTGAACTCCCCCTTCGACCGCGTCAGCTCCGCCCTGCCGCCGAGCCCCTGCACGACCTTGCCCAGCTTGGCCCACTCGGCGCGGGAGACGGTCCTGTCGGCGGTGACGACGACCTTGTTGCTGACGGGGTCGGTCGCCCACGACGTCCCGGCGATGGTCGCGTCCTTCTTGAGCGTGGAACGCGCGCCGTCGAGCTGGGCGAGCGAGTGGGCGACGAGTCTCGCCCTGGCGCCGGCCGCCTCGACGGTCCGGGCAGCACTCCGATCGAGCACGTTGACGACAAGGCTCCTGGCCCGAGCGTCGTAGTAGCTGCCTGCCGCGCCGGAGCCGAGCCGGCTCAGCAGCGTAGAGGCGAGATTTCCAGCCGCCGGAGCGGACAGGACCCGCGCCTGCGGAGCGGACTTCACCGGCTCGCTGGCGTTCGCATTCTGCAAGGTGAGACCCGCGACGATCAGTGCGGCGATGCCCGCGCCGGCCACGGCGGCCCGTCGCCCGGATATGCGTCGGTGCTTCAACTCACGTCCTCCTGTGGGGGGATGGCCCGCGCGTCGTGGGGACTCGACGGGCCGGAAGGCTGGTTGACGAGCGCCCACTCTTCCCAAGGTCACAGGGAGTACACAAGGTTGACTTCAGGACGCGCGCAGAGAGGGCTTGCGCACCCCCACACTCTTGACCGACCACGGTCACGCCTGGAAATTCACATTGCAAACACCAGGTGCACGCGGCCCACGCCGGAGCGTGACGACAACCGCTGGCCGAAACCAGACGCAACGCGCCGTACGAAGCCCCCGCACGCACGAGGCGTACGGGGGCCCGGGAAAACCGACATCCGAAACCGCTACGGCAGCGTCACCCCGTAGTAGCTCAACGCCTCGGTGACCGGCTGGAAGAACGTCGTACCACCGGAGGTGCAGTCGCCACTGCCACCGGAGGTCAGCCCGTACGCCACGGACCCGCCGTACAGCGGACCACCGCTGTCGCCGCCCTCGGCGCAGACCGTGGTCTGGATCAGCCCGGAGACGATGTCCCCGCTGCCGTAGTTGACGGTGGCGTTCAGCGCCGTGACCCGCCCGCTGTGCGTACCGGTGGTGGAACCGCGCCGGTAGACGGTCGTCCCCACGGACGGTGTGGCCGCGCTCGTGATGGACTGACTGCCCACCGAACTCGGGTGCGCGATCGAGGAGTTGGTGTACCGCACCAGCGCGAAGTCATTGCCCGGGAAGCTGTAGCCGACGTTGGTGCCGAGCACCGTGCTGTGACCGGAGTTGCTGTACCAGGTGGAGGCCACCTGACCGCAGTGACCGGCGGTGAGGAAGTAGTAGGTGCTGCCGCTGTGCACGTTGAAGCCGAGCGAGCAGCGGTACTGGCCGCCGTAGATGGCGTCACCGCCGCTGATCAGCTTGTTGAACTTGCCCGGCGTGTGCTTGATGGTGAGCGCGCCCGCCTCGGCACCGGCCTGCCGCTTGATCCTGGCGATCCCGGCCTGGGACACGGTGCTGTCGGCGGTGACCACGACACGCCCGGTCTTGCTGTCCACCGCCCAGGCGGTACCGGGTACGTCGGCCTGCCGGACGGAGTCGCTCGCCTTGGTGAGCTGGGTCGCGCTGAACGTGTGGGCGTCGCTCGCGTTCGCGGTGGGGGCGGCGAACGCAGCCGCGGCGAGGAAGCCGGTGGCCACGGCGATCAGCCGGGTCCGTCTGACAGTGCCGCTGCGGGGAGTGGTGCGCTTGATCCTCACGTTTCGTTCCCTCCAAGGGAAGTCGGGGGCCCGCGTGGGGTGGGGCCCGTGAGGCGCAGTCAGGGACGCGACCGGATCCCGTGCCACGCATGCCCCTGACAAGCGCTGAGGGGGAGTATTCGGCCGAACGACCGGTTGCCACAAGAGTGCCTTTCGGCCGTCGGACTTTAGGTCGACTTGGAATCCCCTTTGCCCATCACTGCCCTGACGTCATCTCACCCCGCGCTCACCCGCCTCGACGGCCAGGTCCAGCGTGTTGCCGGGCGGCGGGAAGGGGCAGATGAAGTGGTCGGCGAAGGCGCAGGGCGGAAGTTGGGCGTGGTTGAAGTCGACGGTCGTACGGCCCTCGCCGTCCGGCGCGGCCGGGTGCAGGAACCGGAACCGGAAGCTGGTGTCACCGCTGGTGGCGTCGGCGAACACCGCCCACAGCGCCCCGTCGCCCTGCCGCGCGACCTGAAGCGTCAGCTCGCGCCCGGCCAGGATGAAGGCGAGTTCACCGGCGAGGGCGAGCCCCCGCTCCCGCCCGTCGGCGTTGCCGACCCGCACGGTGCGCGTGCCGTCGTACGGTGTGAACCGCCCCGGCACCGACCAGCGCGGATCGTAGGGGGTGGCGTCGATGCCGCCGAAGGCGCGCCGGCCCGCGGACGCGGGATCGAAGATCCGCACTCCCCAGACCCCTTCACGGACCAGCACCACCAACCGCTTCCCACCGAACGCGACCCGGGACTCGGCCTGCGGCCCGAGGTCGGCGGCGAGGTGGACGCCACCGGAGAAGGGCCGGCCGTCCACGGTCAGCCCGTCGGCGCCGGTGGCGGTGAGCACAATCCCGTCGTCGTGCGCCACCCAGCTCCCGGGAATGTCCGGAAGTCGACCCTCCGGAAAGTCCTCGACCCAGTGTGTGGCGGTCAGCGCGAGCGGCCCGTAGGGCGCCGAGACGTCCTCCACGCGCCGCTCGTGCCACTGCTTCCACGCGTCGTGGGCGTCAGCCATACCATCCATCCCTTTCGCCGGTCGGCAACCCGTCACTCATCAAAAGACCCCTTCCGGGTGGGGTACCCCGAGATGCGAGCGAAGCGTGGTGCCCGCGTATTCCACACGGAACGCACCGCGTTCCTGGAGCAACGGCACCACTCGGTCCACGAACTCCTCCACCTCATGGGCGGCGAGCACGTACCCGTCGACGGCTCCCTCGCGGACATAGGAGTGCAGAGCGTCGGCGACGGCCTCAGGGGTACCCACGAAAGACGCCTCACCGGCGGTGCCCCCGAGTCCCACGCTCACCCCGGCCAGGACCTTCAGTTCCTCGGGCGCGCGGCCGTACGCCACGAGCCGCCGCTTGACGTCGGCGTACCGGGCGCGGGACGCCGCCAGGGGCCGGTGCGGCACGACCATCACGTCGGCCGACGCCACCGCCGCCGCCAGGGCCCGCTCGCCCTCCCCGGCCCGGATCACCACGGGCCGCCCCTGCGGGCAGCGGGGCAGCCCGGCCCCGTCCGGCACCCCGGCAGCCGTCCAGGCCCCCTCCAGCCACCCCGCCCGGCCCGCGCTCAGGTGGTCCAGGGTGGCCAGCCTGCGGGCGAGTTCGTACGGCTCACCGCCCGTGCCGCCCACGGCTGCGGCCAGTCCCACCCGGGCGGTGACCCCGGCGAGAGCGTTCAGCAGGGCGATCGGCTCCGGCCGGCCCACCGGGCCCGCGTCGAACAGCAGGAAGTCGAACAGCCCGCGCTCGGCGACACGGGCAAGGCGCTCGAAACCGGAGAAGTCGACGCCGGTGGTGTCGGCGGCGGCCGGTACCCGCACCGCCAGATGCACCTGCCGCCACCGTACGGTCATGACGTTCCCCCGGTCACGGCGTACTGGTGGGCGGGCCGGGCCAGGCCGAGATGGTCGTGCAGGGTGCTGCCCGGATAGAAGGTGCGGAACAGGCCACGGTGCTGAAGCAGTGCCACCGTGCCGTTGACGAGCCGCTCCAGGTCACGGCGCGGTTCGACGGGCACGAGATGGAAGCCGTCGGCGGCGCCGTCGGCGTGCCAGGCTGCGAGCAGCTCCGCGAGGTCGACCGGGCCACCCCGGTACAGCGGGCCCCGCGCGGTCGGCCGTGGCCCTCCCCCGCCGTGTCCGGGCTCGGCCGCGTACTCCCCGGCGCCGAGGTCGATCAGCAGGCTCGCCAGGACCCGCAGCGCATCCGGCCCGCGCCCCGACTCGGCCGCCCGCGCGCGCAGTTCGTCACGGACCGCGGCGGCCCGCTCCGCGGTGACAGCGCGCACCAGAGCCACGTCCGCGTAGCGGGCGGCGACGGTACGGCCGTGTTCCTCGGTGGCGTCGACCACGCGGACGGGATGGCCCTGCGGCGGTGCCCAGCCGTCCCACACCTCGGCGGACACGTCGATCCGCCAGCCGGCCCGGCCACGGCTGACCCAGTCCAGCGTCGCCATGGCCGCCCGCGCCCGGAAGGACTCGGTGGGGGTGGCGGTGACCGTCGGGACGAGGCCGAGCCGCCTGGTCGCGGGCGCCACCCGGCACAGCACATCGAGCGCGTCGGGCCCGAGCCGGCCGCAGCAGTCGTCCAACGTCACGAAGTCCAGCCCGCCGCGCTCGGCGAGCAGGGCCAGCTCGAGATAGGAGTCGGCGTCGAAGGAGCCCGCCTGGTCGATACCGGCGGCGAGATGCAGCAGCCCCCGGGCGTACCGCGCGCTCACCGGACCCCGTCCCGCCACGACGGCGAGCAACCACGACAACACGCCCCAGCGGCGCCGAGCACACCGCCGGCGAACCCGCCGTCGACGGACGCACCGCATACGAGACCGCCGCATACGAGGCCGTCGCATACGAGACCGCCGCGACCGGACCCACCGCACCTCACCACCGCGCCCACCCTCACAGCACCTTCGAGAGAAACGCCCGTGTCCGCTCGTGCCTCGGCCGGTCCAGCACCTCGCCCGGCGGCCCCTGTTCGACGATCCTTCCGTCGGCCATGAACACCACCGTGTCGGCGACCTCCCGCGCGAACGCGATCTCGTGCGTGACGACGATCATCGTCGTGCCCCGGTCGGCCAAGTCCCGTATGACATCGAGGACTTCACCGACCAGCTCCGGATCGAGGGCCGAGGTCGGCTCGTCGAACAACAGCAGCTTGGGCTCCAGCGCGAGCGCCCGTGCGATGGCCACCCGTTGCTGCTGCCCGCCCGACAACTGCCGTGGATAGGCCTCGGCCCTGTCCCCCAGCCCGACCCGCTCCAGCAGCCGGCGCGCGTCCGCCGCCGCTTCCTTCCGGGGCCGTCTCAGCGCGGACACCGGGGCCTCGACGACGTTGTCGAGGACCGTGAGGTGGGGAAAGAGGTTGAAGTTCTGGAAGACGAACCCGATCCGGGTGCGCTGCCGGAGCACCTCGCGCTCGGGCAGCTCGTACAGCTTGTCCCCGGCGCGCCGGTATCCCAGCAGCGCGCCGTCCACGCTGATCTCGCCCCGGTCCACCTTCTCCAGGTGGTTGATGGTGCGCAGCAGCGTCGACTTGCCGGAGCCGGAGGGCCCGAGCACGACGGTGACCTCACCGGCGTGCACCGTCAGATCGATGCCTCTGAGGACGTCGAGCGAGCCGAAGCTCTTGTGCACGGACCGGATGTCGACCATGACACTCATAGACGATTCCCTTACTGGTCTCGGAAGTCGGGTCAGGCGGCGGCCCGGCCGGCCAGGCTTCGCAGGAAGCCCAGCACCGACCGGGCGGTCGCGTCGTTCTGCCGGAACGCGGGCCCGCCGGTGTGCGGCCGGGTGAAGGCGCCCGGGGTACGGGCGTCGGTGTACGGGCCGAGCGCGAAGCGCCGGGGATGCGGGCGCCCGGCTCCGTCGAGGACGCGGCCGTCGCCCGGGTCGACCCGGAGCAGCCCCTCGGGGGTCTCGGCGGCACCGTCGGCGTGCAGGTCGCGCAGCAGGTCGTCGCGGGCCCGCCCGACGGTGGGCGCGGGCAGCCGGGCCTCCACCAGCGCCCTCGCCTCGACGCGGAAGCCCGGCACGGTGGGGCTGGTGGCCCGGAACACCCCGTCCTCGGCGGTGACGCTCATGTCGGCCCCGACGAACCTGAGCAGACCGGCCCGGGACAGCGCGAGCATCTGCCGCAGCCGGGGCCCGGGCGGCCCGGACGCCAGGTAGCTGAAGAACCCGTGCCACCAGGACCCGGCGCCCCCGAGCCGCACGATCTGCCCGTAGACGGACAGCAGCCCGAGGAAGACCCCCAGGTCGGCGCTGTACGAATGGTCATGACGCCGGTTCAGGTCGTCCTCGACATAGGCGCGCAGCCCGTCCTGGAACGCCTCGTGCGACGCGTAGCGCATCCCCTGCAGCGGGTGGTCGAGCGCGGTGAGGTCGAGCCGGTCGGCCGGGTCGGGTACGGCGGCGGTGACCAGCGCCCGGGTCTCGGCGGGGCCGGCGGCGGCCGCGTACTTCTCCTCGAAGTCGGCCAGGGCCATCGCCGTACGCTCCGGGTGGGCCGTGAACAGCCGGTGGTAGTGGGCGAAGCCCAGCTCCTTCTCCACCAGCGGCCACACATCGCGCCGGAAGTCGAAGCCGGCCGGCCGGGCCAGCAGCTCCTCGACCTCGGCGGGCCCGAAGAAGCGGGGCAACGGGGGCCGGTCACCGGTCCAGTCGTAGCCGATCTTCGAGTGGTACGGCACCCCGCGCCGCGAGCCGACGTACAGTACCGGCTCACGCCCCGAGGGAACGTAGGCGTCCCCCTCGTACCGCCCGCCGCGCCCCTCGGTGAGCAGCACCATCAGGTCGACGAAGGCCAGCCCGAAGCCGCGCACGAGCACCGGTTCGCCGGGCCGCAGCGGGGACAGGTCGGTGTCGGCGGTGAAGTCGGGCGGCAGGTGCACCAGGCCGTGCTCGTGGGCATGGGCGGCCAACTCCGCCTGGTCCGCGTGGAGTTCGGCGTCGAGATGGCCGAGGGCCAGGATCACCAGGTCGGCCAGGAGAGGACGTGGGTGGCCTTCCAGCCACACCTGCTGACGGCCCTCGCGCGGACCGCTGATCCGCAGGGCGCGCCGGGGATGGTGGTGCACGGTGACGCCCTCGGGCAGGTCGGCCAGCGCGCGCTCGTACACCCAGCGCAGATAGCGGCCCTGGAGCCGGCGGTCGGCGAAGGTGGCGCCGTGCAGTCCGGCCCATTCGTGCAGGGTGGGGCCCTTGCGCACCGGGCCGTCCATGGTCACGGTCTCGTCGGTGAACATGGTGACGTCCTCGGCCCGCGAGTTCATCCACAGCAGCGGCGACTGCGCCTGGCGCCAGATGCGCCCGCCGCCCGGCGGGTGGGGGTCGACCAGATGGATGTCCAGGCCCGTGCCGGCGTACAGCTCGGGCGCGTTGGCGGCGATCCGCTCCAGGAGTCCGGTCCCCCGCGGCCCGGCTCCCACGATCACCAGCTGCGGCCTCATCGGGTGCTCTCCGTGCCGCGTGCGTAGTACTTCTCGACGCAGGCCTGGCCGAGGCCGAGCAGCGAGGTGACGACGGCGTACCAGAGGGTCGCGACCATCAGCAGCGGGATGACCTGATAGGTGCGGTGGTAGACCAGCTGGGCGGAGAACAACAGGTCGTTGACGGCGATGATGCTGACGATCGAGGTGCCCTTGAGGGTGCCGATCAGCATGTTGCCGGCGGGCGGCACGATGGAGCGCATCGCCTGCGGCAGGACGATCCGCCACCAGCGGCGCCGGCGACTCAGGCCGAGCGCCTGGGCGGCCTCGATCTGCCCGCGTTCCACGGAGAGGATGCCGGCCCGTACGACCTCGGCGGCGAAGGCGGCCTCGTGCAGGGTGAGCCCGACGATCGCGACGGCGACCGGGGTGAGCAGGTTGACGGTCCTCACGCCGAACACCTGCGGATACAGCGCACCGATGTTGAACCACAGCAGCAGCTGCACCAGGATCGGGATCGAGCGGAACAGCCAGACGTAGCCCCAGCTCACCGCCCGCAGCACGGGGTTGGCGGACAGGCGGAAGGCGGCGAGCAGGGTGCCGAGGGCGAAGCCGAGGACCATGACCACGGCGGTCAGCCACAGCGTGAGCCACAGTCCGCGCAGGATGGAGTCCGTGGTGAAGTAGTCGGCTACGACGCCCCATTGGAACGCCTGGTTGCGGACGACGGAGGTGACCGCGAGGGCGAGCAGGACGAGGACGGCAACTGCGGCGGCCCACTGCCCGTACCGGCGCCGCGGGACGATCCGCGGGACGTCCGCGGGCCGGGGTGTCCCGGGCGCGGTGGGGGCTTTGGCGAGGGTGTCGGATGACATGCGAAGGCTCCGTGACGCG
This region includes:
- a CDS encoding cupin domain-containing protein — its product is MSPGGPIGPSGAIRVGRGEIPAGTGAPARTVDREEIFHRSMGELLITLDGRTERIGAGDTVIIDPGAALTVEKPTGHTAISRGATPIGPEAEPADGTRIVPPWADRRMDA
- a CDS encoding DNA polymerase Y family protein, whose translation is MTILCVRFQLPPMYEAALPGLLGLLEDFTPVVEALPPDGVLADLRGAERYFGRSAVELASVIRVRALARYGVDCVIGAGPGPMLARMALRDARPGVTCTVPEDPDGIAEFLAGRPVSALPGVGAATARTLGEYGLDTLGLVAAAPLSTLQRLIGARAGRELRERAGGIDRGRVVPNAVSRSLAAERPFGLDELNPDRHRRALLSASEELGARLRAVEKVCRTLTLTVRYADSSSTTRSRTLKEPTAHSSALTKVAYGMYEALGLQRARVRAIALRAEGLAPADQASYQLTFDPVDEKARRIEEVADRARAKFGPRAVIPGALAA
- a CDS encoding DNA polymerase III subunit alpha; the encoded protein is MPGFAHLHTVSGFSLRYGASHPERLAERASERGMDVLALTDRDTVAGAVRFAKACARVGVRPVFGVNLAVQEADAPLRERRRAPVRGGAFVDEAAPRVTFLARDGARGWGELCRLVTAAHAGTAAAPLLTWHDNHGDGLVALLGPGSDVGRALAAGRPDRAARLLVPWREIHGDALRLEAVWHGCAGTGDGSLRLAARTVGFAAEQGVRPVLTNAVRYADPGLGPVADVLDAARRLVPIDPRKGLDSGEAWLKGAGDMLRAAERVVEAAGYRRDTAHRLLEQTVETAAECLVDPEDDLGIGTVHFPEAHLVGAGRRTAQRALASRAVAGMVRLGYGGRRAYWERMHQELDIIDHHGFASYFLTVSQVVDDVRKMGIRVAARGSGAGSLVNHLLGIAHADPVEHGLLMERFLSRERVVLPDIDIDVESARRIEVYRAIIGRFGEERVATVAMPETYRVRHAIRDAGAALSMDPAEIDRVAKSFPHIRARDARAALEELPELRQLAGEKERFGRLWDLVEALDALPRGVAMHPCGVLLSDASLLARTPVVPTSGEGLPMSQFDKEDVEDLGLLKLDVLGVRMQSAMAHAVAEVARATGERIDLDAVPAGDPQTYRLIRSAETLGCFQIESPGQRDLVGRLQPSTFHDLVVDISLFRPGPVAADMVRPFIEARHGRAPVRYPHPDLEGPLKGTYGVVVFHEQIIDIVAIMTGCGRGEADRVRRGLSDPESQGRIRVWFAQQAATRGYGAETIRRTWEIVEAFGSYGFCKAHAVAFAVPTYQSAWLKAHHPAAFYAGLLTHDPGMYPKRLLLADARRRGVPILPLDVNVSGVAHRIELVSDSDGWGLRLALSDVHGISEAEAKRIEDGQPYASLLDFWERARPSRPLAQRLAQVGALDSFGANRRDLQLHLTELHRGARSGGGGQLPLTGGRETAPAGLPDLTSAERLSAELGVLSMDASRNLMDDHREFLEELGVVSARRLREVRHGETVLVAGAKAATQTPPIRSGKRVIFSTLDDGTGLVDLAFFDDSHDACAHTVFHSWLLLVRGVVQRRGPRSLSVVGSAAWNLAELAELRAEGGLDVVAARLAEPVAEGAGDDATGGRRIHMPTGYAMHPWADLRPAGQEASQGPAAVRKLWHQSPGSAG
- a CDS encoding S1 family peptidase — protein: MKHRRISGRRAAVAGAGIAALIVAGLTLQNANASEPVKSAPQARVLSAPAAGNLASTLLSRLGSGAAGSYYDARARSLVVNVLDRSAARTVEAAGARARLVAHSLAQLDGARSTLKKDATIAGTSWATDPVSNKVVVTADRTVSRAEWAKLGKVVQGLGGRAELTRSKGEFKPFIAGGDAISGSGGRCSLGFNVVKGGQPYFLTAGHCTSAISTWSDSSGKEIGQNAESHFPGTDFGLVKYTADADHPSEVDLYDGSTQKITGAAEATVGMKVTRSGSTTHVHDGTVTGLNATVNYQEGTVSGLIQTDVCAEPGDSGGSLFSGSDAIGLTSGGSGDCTSGGETFFQPVTAALSATGAQIG
- a CDS encoding S1 family peptidase — encoded protein: MRIKRTTPRSGTVRRTRLIAVATGFLAAAAFAAPTANASDAHTFSATQLTKASDSVRQADVPGTAWAVDSKTGRVVVTADSTVSQAGIARIKRQAGAEAGALTIKHTPGKFNKLISGGDAIYGGQYRCSLGFNVHSGSTYYFLTAGHCGQVASTWYSNSGHSTVLGTNVGYSFPGNDFALVRYTNSSIAHPSSVGSQSITSAATPSVGTTVYRRGSTTGTHSGRVTALNATVNYGSGDIVSGLIQTTVCAEGGDSGGPLYGGSVAYGLTSGGSGDCTSGGTTFFQPVTEALSYYGVTLP